In the bacterium genome, AGCCCTACGGTACCGAATGCCGACACGGTCTCGAAGATCACCGCTGCGAACCTTCCGCCGCCGCCCGTCGTGCCGAAGAGAACCATGAGGAAAGTGGCGACAAGGACCCATGCCACCGAAAGGAAAAAGATCGCGTTGGCGCGGGTCACTACCGTTTCCGGCAAGGTGTTCCCGCCGATCTCGGTCCGCTCCTTGCCCGCCAGGACACTTCTAAGGTTGGCGACCAGGACGGCGAAAGTGGTTGTCTTTATCCCTCCTCCGGTAGAACCCGGCGAGGCACCGACAAACATCCATATCATCATCCACAGGATAGTGGGAAGCGCCAAAGAACCGATATCGACCGTGTTGAAACCGGCTGTCCTGGTGGTCACCGACTGGAACAGTGCCGTGGTCACCTTGTCCAGGTATCCTGAACCGGAGAGAGAGCGGCCAGACTCCACGAACAGGAACAACAAGGTGCCCACAACAATGAAAAGCCCGCTCATCCTGAGCACCACACGGCTTTGAAGGCTCAGGGGCCGCACCGTCCCCCTCCCCAGTCTCGACCGCAGATGCCGATAGAGATCGTAGACAACCCAGAACCCCAGGCCACCGGATACGATGAGGACCATGAAGACAAGGTTTACCCACTGGGATGACCTGAACCCTTCCAGGCTTTGCGGGAACAGTGTAAAGCCTGCGTTGCAAAAAGCCGAGATGGAGTGGAAAAGGGCCCTTGGCAACCCGCTGTCCCCCGGCCCCATCATCAGGAAAAGGGCTCCTGTGAACTCCATGGCGAAGGTGAACAGGATGATGCTCCCGATGAGGTGGGGGATCGAGAACTCCTCAACCTGGTTCAGGGCTTCACGGAGGGCGAGGCGATCCCTCAACCTCGGATTGACTCCAAGGAGCAGGCCGAAAAAGGTGGACAGGGTCATGAGACCAAGCCCTCCCACCTGCATCATGACGGCAATGGTCGCCTGGCCCAGGGGCGAAAGAGCCCGGCCGATATCCAGGACCGAAAGTCCCGTAACACATGTGGCTGAAGTCGCTGTGAAAAGGGCATCCAAAAGGGGCAGAGGCTGTCCGCCCACCGCTGACCACGGGAGGGAGAGGATCACCGTCCCGACAGCGATCACCGAAATGAACCCTATGAGGATCGCGAGGTAGGGGTTCTTTTGCAAAAAAACGATCTCCTACGGACCGGTATTTTCAGCTACGGGCAGCGTGATGATAATGCGGCACCCTTCGTCGAACTGCTCGTCGAGGGAGATGTCCCCTCCCTGCCTGGCCATGATGGCACCGGCAATGGTCAGGCCAAGGCCCGTACCCTCCGGTTTTCCGGTCATGATGTCCCCGCCCTGTTCAAAGCGGTCGAAGATCCGGCTGCGGTCTTCCAAAGAGATCCCGGCCCCCGAGTCCTCCACCTGGATAAGGACCTTGCTGTCCCCTTCGCTGCGAGCCGTCACCCGCGTGTAACCACCCTGCGGTGTGAACTTCAGGGCATTATCCAACAGCTTTTCGAAGACCTTGATCATCTTGTCAGGGTCCACCCTCACCAGTGGCAGACCTTCGGGAAGATCCAGGGAGAGGTCGACACCCTTGTTCCCGAAACGGCCCCACTGCCCCCGCACCGCCTCCTCCAGGAAGTAGTCCACCCCCACATCGCGGTATATGAAGAGGGTCGTACCGGTGTCGAGCCTCAAAAGATCGGTGCTGTCATCGATGAGGCTCGAAAGCCGGGAGGCTGCCTCCATGATGACGTTGACCTTGTCGATGTGGGTTGCATCAGCCAGGCTTCCCTTGAGGAGTTCCAGGTAACCGAGGATGATCGTGACCGGTGTTCTGTATTCGTGGGAAACATTGATGATAAAATCGGACTTTATCCGGTCGATGGCCTGGAGCTTTTCATAGGCCTCCCTGAGCTCCACGGCCTTGCGCTCAAGGTTGTGATAAAGACGTGTACGCTCGATGCTGACAGAGATGTGGGCAGCCACCACGGTGAGGATGTGGAGGTCGTAATCGCCGAGGGGCTCATCCCTCCACTTGTTATTGGCGTTGATCACCCCGATGACCCGATCGCCAACCTTGAGGGGGACGCAGATGAGGGACTTGCTGCTATACCTCTTGTGGCTCTGCGGCTTACCGAACCTGGCGTCGGCCTCCACATCCTGGACGAGGAGAGGTTCTCCCGTCAATGCCACCGTACCTGAAACGCCCTTGCCCACCTCCATCCGCGTGATCTCGATGATCCGTGCGCTCAACCCCCGCGCCGCCCTGATGGTGAGGTGTTTCTCGTCGTCGTCAAGGAGCATGATAGATACGATGGAGTAACCAAGGTCTTCGGAGAGGTGGATGACGATCCTTTCGAGCACATCGTCGATCCCCATCCCCGGCTCGAGTTCCAGGGCCAGGTTCACGATGACCGTCGCTTCGGCGTAGCGCTCCTCCATCTCGTGCCACATGGCGAACTCCTGGCGCCTGCTCCGATAGACCTGCGCAGCCTCAGCAAAGACCCGGGCTATCTCATCCTTTCCGGAGGTCGGGGGAAGGAAAGCCGTCACCCTCACACCCAGGAGATCCTCGCTGGTAACATCCCCGGGGAATGCCCACAGAAGGAGCTGGGGCTGAAGATCGGCACGGGACGAAAGGCAGGGATGGCGACCAATCCTTTCGGCCCTTGTGACCAGGATGTCAGGGGGGACGGCCCCCGGGGCGCCCAGGATGACCTCGAAACCTTCGCGGCCGGCCGCCTCCGAAAGGGTGGTGGTCGCAGCCTGGTCGAC is a window encoding:
- a CDS encoding TrkH family potassium uptake protein, with amino-acid sequence MQKNPYLAILIGFISVIAVGTVILSLPWSAVGGQPLPLLDALFTATSATCVTGLSVLDIGRALSPLGQATIAVMMQVGGLGLMTLSTFFGLLLGVNPRLRDRLALREALNQVEEFSIPHLIGSIILFTFAMEFTGALFLMMGPGDSGLPRALFHSISAFCNAGFTLFPQSLEGFRSSQWVNLVFMVLIVSGGLGFWVVYDLYRHLRSRLGRGTVRPLSLQSRVVLRMSGLFIVVGTLLFLFVESGRSLSGSGYLDKVTTALFQSVTTRTAGFNTVDIGSLALPTILWMMIWMFVGASPGSTGGGIKTTTFAVLVANLRSVLAGKERTEIGGNTLPETVVTRANAIFFLSVAWVLVATFLMVLFGTTGGGGRFAAVIFETVSAFGTVGLSMGMTDSLTAAGKVIIILTMFAGRVGPLSLILALARKPSPPKVVFPEQGLPIG
- a CDS encoding GAF domain-containing sensor histidine kinase, translating into MAAIRIHLDVVDQAATTTLSEAAGREGFEVILGAPGAVPPDILVTRAERIGRHPCLSSRADLQPQLLLWAFPGDVTSEDLLGVRVTAFLPPTSGKDEIARVFAEAAQVYRSRRQEFAMWHEMEERYAEATVIVNLALELEPGMGIDDVLERIVIHLSEDLGYSIVSIMLLDDDEKHLTIRAARGLSARIIEITRMEVGKGVSGTVALTGEPLLVQDVEADARFGKPQSHKRYSSKSLICVPLKVGDRVIGVINANNKWRDEPLGDYDLHILTVVAAHISVSIERTRLYHNLERKAVELREAYEKLQAIDRIKSDFIINVSHEYRTPVTIILGYLELLKGSLADATHIDKVNVIMEAASRLSSLIDDSTDLLRLDTGTTLFIYRDVGVDYFLEEAVRGQWGRFGNKGVDLSLDLPEGLPLVRVDPDKMIKVFEKLLDNALKFTPQGGYTRVTARSEGDSKVLIQVEDSGAGISLEDRSRIFDRFEQGGDIMTGKPEGTGLGLTIAGAIMARQGGDISLDEQFDEGCRIIITLPVAENTGP